A portion of the Halococcus hamelinensis 100A6 genome contains these proteins:
- a CDS encoding SMR family transporter, which produces MNPYPLLGLAIVIEVIATTALQYSAGFTNPVPTAVVVVGYLASFYLLSLILGQLPIGLVYATWSAGAIVLIAAIGTAFLGQRLDLAGVVGIGLIVTGVYLLNVVSDIAVH; this is translated from the coding sequence ATGAACCCCTATCCCCTCCTCGGCCTGGCGATCGTCATCGAGGTCATCGCGACGACCGCGCTCCAGTACTCGGCGGGGTTCACGAACCCGGTCCCGACCGCCGTCGTCGTCGTCGGCTATCTCGCGTCGTTCTACCTCCTGAGTCTGATTCTCGGTCAGCTACCCATCGGACTCGTCTACGCGACGTGGTCGGCGGGTGCGATCGTACTCATCGCGGCCATCGGCACCGCGTTTCTCGGACAGCGGCTCGACCTCGCCGGTGTCGTCGGTATCGGCCTCATCGTCACGGGCGTCTACCTGCTCAACGTGGTCTCCGACATCGCCGTTCACTAG